A genomic stretch from Paraburkholderia dioscoreae includes:
- a CDS encoding GntR family transcriptional regulator, producing the protein MMTQLDLSPAFVRLARHMRERIVGGEWMPGQLLPGEEALAKELKVSVGTVRKAFDVLSGQGLVVRQRGRGTFVARATNERAFTSFYRLVDRRDDMRRLPVDTILLRERAAAREDERAALRLEPGDLVYRLRRLRSLGETPLVLESIAFPYARVGGKEWGSDDAPAHLVYSFLEQQCGVSVSRVEDRLQACALPEDIAVDFGLPAGQPVLLSIRVAFDLQGAPVEFRRSWASTQTHDYLSELRWIGANEDA; encoded by the coding sequence ATGATGACCCAACTTGATCTGAGTCCCGCTTTCGTCCGGCTTGCGCGCCACATGCGCGAACGGATCGTCGGCGGCGAATGGATGCCCGGACAGTTGCTGCCGGGCGAAGAAGCGCTTGCCAAAGAGCTAAAGGTGAGCGTCGGCACCGTGCGCAAAGCGTTCGACGTGTTGAGCGGCCAGGGCCTCGTCGTCCGTCAGCGAGGGCGGGGCACGTTTGTCGCGAGAGCCACCAATGAGCGCGCGTTCACGAGCTTCTACCGTCTCGTCGACCGGCGTGACGACATGCGCCGCCTGCCGGTCGATACGATTCTGCTGCGCGAGCGGGCCGCCGCCCGTGAGGACGAGCGTGCCGCGCTGCGTCTGGAACCAGGGGACCTCGTTTATCGGCTGCGCAGGCTCCGTTCGCTCGGCGAGACACCGCTGGTGCTGGAGTCGATCGCGTTCCCGTATGCACGGGTGGGCGGCAAGGAGTGGGGAAGCGACGATGCGCCCGCTCACCTCGTGTATTCGTTTCTCGAGCAGCAGTGCGGCGTGTCGGTGAGCCGGGTCGAAGATCGCCTGCAGGCCTGTGCGCTCCCCGAAGATATCGCCGTAGATTTCGGTCTTCCGGCTGGGCAGCCGGTGCTGTTGAGCATTCGCGTGGCGTTCGACCTGCAAGGCGCGCCGGTCGAGTTCCGGCGGTCATGGGCGTCGACTCAAACTCATGACTACCTGAGTGAATTACGCTGGATTGGTGCTAATGAGGATGCCTGA
- a CDS encoding amidohydrolase family protein: MPERCQPARTTVHPPKKKAPPDACDCHIHIVGPVEHYPLSEQRAYTPAEASLSQYEHVQTILGTERVVIVQPSFYGTDNRCTLDALKHFGLQRSRGIAVIEPTVSDAELQNMHEAGIRGVRINLVTAGGPPVDHLTKMAERIAPLGWHTQVYVDGEQLAELALLLHRLPTEVVIDHMGHIPTAWGVDHPAVDTLCALLDNGRTWVKLCGYRSSSAGYPFADVDPLATRLVNAAPERCIWGTDWPHPSFESTLPDDGELLDALMRWAPTSALQQRILVDNPARLYGFA, translated from the coding sequence ATGCCCGAACGCTGCCAGCCGGCCCGCACGACGGTACACCCGCCGAAGAAAAAAGCGCCGCCAGACGCCTGCGACTGCCATATCCACATCGTCGGACCGGTCGAGCATTACCCGTTGAGCGAACAGCGCGCGTACACGCCGGCCGAAGCGTCGCTCAGCCAGTACGAGCACGTTCAGACGATACTCGGCACCGAGCGCGTCGTGATCGTACAGCCCAGCTTCTATGGCACAGACAACCGTTGCACGCTCGACGCGCTCAAGCATTTCGGACTACAGCGCAGCCGCGGCATCGCGGTGATCGAGCCGACGGTTAGCGATGCAGAACTTCAGAACATGCACGAGGCCGGTATACGCGGCGTGCGCATCAACCTCGTGACGGCCGGTGGCCCTCCGGTCGATCATCTGACGAAAATGGCCGAGCGCATCGCGCCGCTTGGCTGGCATACGCAGGTCTATGTGGACGGTGAGCAACTGGCGGAACTGGCGCTGCTTCTACACAGGCTGCCCACGGAAGTCGTGATCGACCACATGGGGCATATTCCGACCGCTTGGGGCGTCGATCATCCGGCGGTGGACACGCTGTGCGCGTTGCTCGACAACGGCCGCACGTGGGTCAAGCTGTGCGGCTACCGCTCGTCCAGCGCGGGTTATCCGTTCGCCGATGTCGACCCGCTCGCCACGCGGCTGGTGAACGCCGCGCCCGAGCGCTGCATATGGGGAACCGACTGGCCGCATCCGTCTTTTGAATCCACCCTGCCTGATGACGGCGAACTGTTGGATGCGTTGATGCGCTGGGCGCCCACTTCGGCGTTGCAGCAACGCATACTGGTGGACAACCCTGCCCGACTCTACGGCTTTGCATGA
- a CDS encoding CaiB/BaiF CoA transferase family protein: MKALEGLRVLDLGTFVAGPFCTTIFAEFGAEVIKVEPPQTGDSLRRFGTETECGDTLMWLTESRNKKCVTLNLAHERGRQMLRDLAASCDIVVENFRPGVIEKWGLDFESLHKLNPRTILVRISAYGQNGPNRGKPGFARVAHAFSGLAYLAGEPGRVPVTPGSTSLADYGSGMYATIGALIALQARERTGHGQCVDLALYEPMFRVLDEMVPAYHMFGKVRERMGANAVNVAPHAHYRTRDERWIAIACTNDKIFRRFAHVMQRPELADDDQWGRASVRIAAIDAVNALVQDWIGARDHDEVLRLCDEGSVPASLLYSVADIFDDPQYEARGNIRTMPSRAGDVAVPNVIPRLSETPGAIEWLGPTLGSHNEEVFGELLGCSGSDLAALRAAGVI; encoded by the coding sequence ATGAAAGCGCTGGAAGGCTTGCGAGTGCTCGACCTGGGAACCTTCGTGGCCGGTCCGTTCTGTACGACGATCTTCGCCGAGTTCGGCGCGGAAGTCATCAAGGTGGAGCCGCCGCAAACGGGGGATTCGCTGCGCCGCTTCGGCACCGAGACCGAATGCGGCGACACGCTGATGTGGCTCACCGAAAGCCGCAACAAGAAATGTGTGACGCTCAATCTCGCCCACGAACGTGGCCGCCAGATGCTGCGCGATCTCGCAGCGAGTTGCGACATCGTGGTCGAAAATTTCCGGCCGGGCGTGATCGAGAAATGGGGCCTCGACTTCGAGTCGTTGCACAAGCTCAATCCGCGCACGATCCTCGTCCGCATTTCCGCGTATGGGCAGAATGGCCCGAATCGCGGCAAACCGGGCTTTGCGCGCGTTGCGCACGCGTTTTCGGGGCTTGCCTATCTCGCGGGCGAGCCCGGCCGCGTGCCGGTCACGCCGGGTTCCACCTCGCTCGCGGATTATGGTTCGGGCATGTACGCGACGATCGGTGCGCTGATCGCGTTGCAGGCCCGCGAGCGTACCGGCCACGGCCAATGCGTCGATCTCGCGCTCTATGAGCCCATGTTCCGCGTGCTCGACGAGATGGTTCCGGCTTATCACATGTTCGGCAAGGTGCGCGAACGGATGGGCGCGAACGCGGTGAACGTCGCGCCGCATGCGCATTACCGCACTCGCGACGAGCGCTGGATCGCGATCGCCTGCACCAACGACAAGATATTCCGCCGCTTCGCGCACGTCATGCAACGCCCCGAGCTGGCAGACGACGATCAGTGGGGTCGCGCATCCGTGCGGATCGCCGCCATCGACGCGGTCAACGCTTTGGTGCAGGACTGGATCGGTGCGCGCGACCACGACGAAGTACTGCGTCTGTGCGACGAAGGCTCGGTCCCCGCCAGCCTGCTGTACAGCGTCGCCGACATCTTCGACGATCCGCAATATGAGGCGCGCGGCAATATCCGCACCATGCCGTCGCGCGCGGGCGACGTCGCGGTGCCGAACGTGATTCCGCGTCTGTCGGAAACGCCTGGCGCGATCGAATGGCTCGGACCGACGCTCGGCAGCCACAACGAGGAGGTATTCGGCGAACTGCTCGGCTGCAGCGGTTCGGATCTCGCCGCGCTGCGCGCGGCAGGCGTGATCTGA
- a CDS encoding MFS transporter — protein sequence MTPSDPDNFKGVGRGRWTIVLPIVFAVYMLSYFDRVNIAMALPHMTKALGLTSVQGGWIGGAFAWGYAFTQLLGGYMSLKFGPRRLVAICLLLFGGAAMLTGVATTFWQIVAVRILLGCAEGPIYAATSMLLAQWFTRPERGRAFGIWNLGAPLGGFLAGPISGALIAHFDWRVMLIAEGLPAWIFCLVWFKAIPQSLDLAGWLSAADRDVLRRDLATEQSGYTKPEHDPWWTIFNEPAVWLLTLGFGLNTILLYGTTLWLPSVMKSYGQLSETTIGFLSGAPFVMSMFGIYYISRRSDRHGQERRWHAAIPTMLTGVLMIMAAFVPAPLFYLQIALFIALGFTLKMLMPLVFARLTEILPMRKAMPAVAFVSGVGNLIGQFLGPLMVGYVRAASSDYKLSLLALGASALLGGVAIALSKSAAERSGTARNAVRNAEVMK from the coding sequence GTGACCCCATCCGATCCGGACAATTTCAAAGGCGTCGGCCGCGGCCGATGGACGATCGTATTGCCGATCGTTTTCGCGGTCTACATGCTGTCCTATTTCGATCGCGTGAACATCGCGATGGCATTGCCGCACATGACGAAGGCGCTGGGCCTCACGTCCGTGCAGGGAGGCTGGATCGGCGGCGCGTTCGCGTGGGGCTATGCTTTCACGCAGCTGCTCGGCGGTTATATGTCGCTGAAGTTCGGGCCGCGCCGGCTCGTCGCGATCTGTCTGCTGCTGTTCGGCGGCGCGGCGATGCTGACCGGCGTGGCGACGACTTTCTGGCAGATCGTCGCGGTGCGCATTCTGCTCGGCTGCGCCGAAGGTCCGATCTACGCGGCGACCTCGATGCTTCTCGCACAATGGTTCACGAGGCCCGAACGCGGGCGCGCCTTCGGTATCTGGAATTTGGGCGCACCGCTCGGCGGTTTCCTTGCTGGCCCGATTTCCGGTGCGCTGATCGCCCATTTCGACTGGCGTGTGATGCTGATCGCCGAAGGCCTGCCCGCATGGATCTTCTGCCTTGTGTGGTTCAAGGCAATCCCGCAAAGCCTCGACCTGGCAGGCTGGCTCTCAGCCGCCGACCGTGACGTGCTGCGCCGCGATCTCGCCACGGAACAGTCGGGCTACACGAAGCCCGAGCACGACCCGTGGTGGACGATCTTCAACGAACCCGCCGTCTGGCTGCTGACGCTCGGCTTCGGGCTCAATACGATCCTGCTGTACGGCACGACGCTATGGCTGCCTTCGGTGATGAAGTCCTACGGACAGCTGAGCGAAACGACGATCGGCTTTCTGTCCGGCGCGCCATTCGTGATGTCGATGTTCGGCATCTACTACATCAGTCGCCGCTCGGACCGGCATGGCCAGGAGCGCCGCTGGCATGCGGCGATTCCGACCATGCTCACCGGCGTGCTAATGATAATGGCCGCGTTCGTCCCTGCTCCGCTGTTCTATTTGCAGATTGCGCTGTTCATTGCGCTCGGCTTCACGCTGAAGATGTTGATGCCGCTGGTCTTCGCCCGGCTCACCGAGATCCTGCCGATGAGGAAGGCCATGCCTGCCGTAGCGTTCGTGAGCGGTGTGGGCAATCTGATCGGACAGTTCCTCGGGCCGCTGATGGTTGGCTATGTACGTGCGGCTTCGTCCGACTACAAGCTCTCGCTGCTCGCACTGGGCGCGTCTGCGCTGCTGGGCGGTGTGGCGATCGCGTTGTCGAAGTCGGCCGCCGAACGGTCTGGAACGGCTCGCAACGCGGTGCGTAATGCCGAGGTGATGAAGTAG
- a CDS encoding class II aldolase/adducin family protein, with translation MLMEQQKPSHVKSMVSDAEWQTRVDLAACYRLMPHFGLSDLVYNHITARIPGDETRLLINPYGFMYEEVTASSLITIDIDGNVLFNPNEGTYGVNAAGYVIHSAVHAARHDVKCVIHTHSRGGMAVSALACGLLPLTQTAMRFHPVAYHDYQGVAIDLDERKTLAEDLGNAEVMILRNHGLLVASASIAQAFNAIYWLENACRVQVDAMACNTDLKIPPQEVIDRTNHLYKPETRRPYGEMEWPAMLRFLDRRDPSFRT, from the coding sequence ATGTTGATGGAACAGCAAAAGCCTTCGCACGTGAAATCGATGGTGTCCGACGCGGAGTGGCAAACGCGCGTCGATCTCGCCGCCTGCTATCGCCTGATGCCTCACTTCGGGCTGAGCGACCTCGTCTACAACCACATTACCGCCCGTATTCCCGGTGACGAAACGCGCCTCCTGATCAACCCGTACGGCTTCATGTACGAGGAGGTCACGGCGTCGAGCCTGATTACGATCGATATCGACGGAAATGTGCTGTTCAATCCGAATGAAGGCACGTACGGCGTGAATGCTGCGGGCTACGTGATTCATAGCGCGGTGCATGCGGCGCGCCACGACGTGAAGTGCGTGATTCACACGCATAGCCGCGGCGGCATGGCGGTGTCGGCGCTTGCATGCGGACTGCTGCCGCTCACGCAGACGGCGATGCGCTTTCATCCGGTCGCCTATCACGACTATCAGGGCGTAGCGATCGACCTCGACGAACGCAAGACGCTAGCGGAAGATCTCGGCAATGCCGAGGTCATGATCCTGCGCAATCACGGTCTACTGGTAGCGAGCGCTTCGATCGCGCAGGCGTTCAATGCGATTTACTGGCTCGAAAACGCGTGCCGCGTGCAAGTGGACGCGATGGCCTGCAACACGGACCTGAAAATCCCGCCGCAGGAGGTGATCGACAGGACCAATCATCTCTACAAGCCGGAAACCCGCCGCCCGTACGGCGAAATGGAATGGCCGGCCATGCTGCGGTTTCTGGACCGGCGCGATCCGTCGTTCCGTACCTAG
- a CDS encoding mandelate racemase/muconate lactonizing enzyme family protein translates to MKSSIHRITSVEALHVGQFLYARIRTEAGLTGFGEAGSWGHIEAAKAALEKFGEYLVGKDANQIERHWNVMQRFSHFRGTAVNAAVSAIDIALWDLLGKRLQVPVWQLLGGAYRDKLRVYGHVYAETLDEVLADCRRLRAEGFTAIGHINPFLDEPEGDVYFRSFAGKVRDAKERVMAFREAVGPDVDLLIEMHRRLNPAEAIAIGQVLEPLTPMWLEDPLRPEFYTQMTTVGHAIRVPVATGERFSTPAEFHLQLAGGGVRYARTSVCVCGGITGAKKIAALAEAQNVDIAPHNPLSPISLAACMQVAASVPNFAIQEYPTGFENLVLKSGQNLLGSDLVKNHPVPKEGFITVPDAPGIGVELVDDVGHRRAPLHRPVSMRSTIDGAPLDQ, encoded by the coding sequence ATGAAATCGAGTATTCACCGCATCACCTCTGTCGAAGCGCTACACGTCGGCCAGTTTCTCTACGCTCGCATCCGCACGGAAGCCGGGCTAACCGGTTTCGGCGAGGCGGGCTCGTGGGGACACATCGAGGCTGCGAAAGCCGCGCTCGAAAAGTTCGGCGAATATCTGGTCGGCAAGGACGCCAATCAGATCGAACGGCACTGGAACGTGATGCAGCGCTTCTCGCATTTTCGCGGCACCGCGGTCAACGCGGCCGTGTCGGCGATCGACATCGCACTCTGGGATCTGCTCGGCAAGCGGCTGCAGGTGCCCGTGTGGCAACTGCTCGGCGGCGCATACCGCGACAAGTTGCGCGTATATGGCCATGTCTACGCGGAAACGCTCGACGAAGTGCTCGCGGATTGCCGACGCCTGCGCGCCGAAGGTTTCACCGCCATAGGCCATATCAACCCGTTCCTCGACGAGCCGGAAGGCGATGTTTATTTCCGCTCCTTTGCCGGCAAGGTGCGCGACGCGAAGGAGCGGGTAATGGCCTTTCGCGAGGCAGTGGGACCGGACGTCGATCTGCTGATCGAAATGCACCGTCGTCTGAATCCCGCCGAAGCGATCGCGATCGGCCAGGTGCTGGAACCGCTCACGCCGATGTGGCTCGAAGACCCGCTGCGCCCCGAGTTCTACACGCAGATGACGACCGTCGGTCACGCGATCCGCGTGCCCGTCGCGACCGGCGAACGCTTCAGCACGCCGGCCGAATTCCATCTGCAACTGGCGGGCGGCGGGGTGCGTTATGCGCGCACGTCGGTCTGCGTGTGCGGCGGGATCACCGGCGCGAAGAAGATCGCCGCACTCGCGGAAGCGCAGAACGTCGACATCGCGCCGCATAACCCCTTGTCGCCGATCAGCCTCGCGGCGTGCATGCAGGTGGCGGCTTCAGTGCCCAACTTCGCGATCCAGGAGTACCCGACCGGCTTCGAGAACCTCGTGCTCAAGTCCGGGCAGAATCTGCTCGGCTCGGATCTCGTCAAGAACCATCCGGTGCCGAAGGAAGGCTTCATCACGGTGCCGGACGCGCCGGGTATCGGCGTCGAACTGGTGGACGACGTGGGGCATCGCCGTGCGCCGTTGCACCGGCCGGTGTCGATGCGCAGCACGATCGACGGCGCACCGCTCGATCAATGA
- a CDS encoding MFS transporter, whose product MWMTELDKTERRTMAGCFLGWTLDALDVQVYSFVIPTLLVGWRISATEAGMLGTVTLLASAVGGWLSGIAADRYGRVAVLQATILWYALFTFASGFTQNYEQLFICRALQGFGFGGEWAAGAVLIGETVRDAYRGRAVGVVQSGWAVGWGLAALLFGLFFSIMPEHLAWRALFWIGLAPALLVFWVRRHVPESSVFRKVRRERHAAGVMRQLGGIFHADYLATTLKVSALAMGSIGGSYTFLIWLPTYLKRARGLSVIGTTGYTTVMILGAFVGFILGAYLADAIGRKKTFAVSAFGSAALLGIYMLVPISNQAMLILGFPLGLCAFMMFSPMGPYMTELFPTRIRGAGQGFCYNFGRGIGALFPAMVGKLTAVMGLGNAIATFGIAAYALMLLAVLLLPETLGRPLPEEETERSTLPDGTAASGYTPS is encoded by the coding sequence ATGTGGATGACGGAGCTCGACAAGACTGAGCGGCGCACCATGGCCGGCTGTTTCCTCGGCTGGACGCTCGACGCGCTGGACGTGCAGGTGTACAGCTTCGTGATTCCCACGCTGCTGGTCGGCTGGCGCATCTCCGCGACCGAGGCGGGCATGCTCGGCACCGTGACCTTGCTGGCGTCGGCGGTGGGCGGCTGGTTGAGCGGCATCGCCGCCGACCGCTACGGGCGCGTCGCCGTGCTGCAAGCCACGATCCTCTGGTACGCACTGTTCACGTTCGCGAGCGGCTTCACGCAAAACTACGAGCAGCTGTTCATCTGCCGCGCGCTGCAGGGTTTCGGTTTCGGCGGCGAATGGGCGGCCGGCGCGGTGCTGATCGGCGAGACCGTTCGCGACGCCTACCGCGGGCGCGCGGTAGGCGTCGTGCAAAGCGGCTGGGCGGTGGGGTGGGGACTGGCCGCGCTGCTATTCGGCCTCTTCTTCTCGATCATGCCCGAGCATCTCGCATGGCGAGCCCTCTTCTGGATCGGGCTCGCCCCCGCCTTGCTGGTATTCTGGGTGCGCCGGCACGTGCCCGAGTCCAGCGTGTTCAGGAAAGTCCGGCGCGAACGGCATGCTGCGGGCGTGATGCGTCAATTGGGTGGAATCTTCCATGCCGATTATCTGGCCACCACACTCAAGGTTTCGGCGCTGGCAATGGGCTCGATCGGCGGCTCGTACACGTTCCTCATCTGGCTGCCCACTTACCTCAAACGTGCACGGGGACTCTCGGTGATCGGCACGACCGGCTACACCACCGTGATGATTCTCGGCGCGTTTGTCGGCTTTATTCTTGGCGCCTATCTGGCCGACGCCATTGGCCGCAAAAAGACGTTCGCGGTCAGTGCGTTTGGCTCCGCGGCGCTGCTCGGCATCTACATGCTGGTGCCGATCAGTAATCAGGCCATGCTCATTCTGGGTTTTCCCCTCGGCCTTTGCGCGTTCATGATGTTTTCGCCGATGGGCCCTTACATGACCGAACTGTTCCCCACGCGCATTCGCGGCGCGGGACAGGGCTTCTGCTACAACTTCGGCCGCGGCATCGGCGCACTTTTTCCTGCGATGGTCGGCAAGCTGACCGCCGTAATGGGCCTCGGCAATGCGATCGCGACATTCGGCATCGCCGCCTACGCGCTCATGCTGCTCGCCGTCCTGCTGCTGCCTGAAACGCTCGGCCGGCCGTTGCCCGAGGAAGAAACCGAACGCTCCACGCTACCCGACGGCACAGCCGCGAGTGGCTACACTCCGTCATAA
- a CDS encoding MFS transporter, producing MDTAYDTQRIGKSRWLRVGLIVFVSYLVAFADRTNIGVAAPQMAHDLQLGTTITGALLGAFFWGYLVTQIPGGWISTRIGPRRVIAVSMFITGLMACLTGMVHTLPALIAVRVVMGLAEGVIWPSFSVIFVRWFPARERARGIAFAQYALPLSSVLMAPLAGWMIDVFHWKTMFVLQGLPAIFMAVLVWMFVSDDPTTDRWLSSAERDFITQQRLAGTGADGSFGSVLKRSTVWLLAIVALSWIMVIFSFGLWMPSLIKQYFPHGYAAVGWLTALPSLFGALSMFVNSWLSDKPSTISRGWFVAVPLVVAGAALLAQHYIEGGVVFTMVMFCIAGAGLFSPAGTWWAWVISKVPRNQAAPSVAMINMFASFGGVVGPLIVGFYARGGNLSSSFYILGYFLFGAAAVIALLIHRTQQRDIEAPTVPLALH from the coding sequence ATGGACACCGCATACGACACGCAACGGATCGGCAAATCACGCTGGCTGCGGGTAGGTCTGATCGTTTTTGTCAGCTACCTCGTCGCGTTTGCCGATCGCACCAACATCGGCGTCGCGGCACCGCAGATGGCGCACGATCTGCAACTCGGCACGACGATCACCGGCGCGCTGCTGGGCGCATTCTTCTGGGGATATCTGGTCACCCAGATTCCCGGCGGCTGGATCTCGACGCGCATCGGGCCGCGCCGCGTGATCGCCGTCTCGATGTTCATCACCGGCTTGATGGCGTGCCTGACCGGCATGGTGCACACGCTGCCCGCACTGATCGCGGTGCGTGTGGTGATGGGACTCGCTGAAGGCGTGATCTGGCCGTCGTTTTCGGTGATCTTCGTGCGCTGGTTTCCGGCCCGCGAGCGTGCGCGCGGCATTGCGTTCGCGCAATATGCGCTGCCGTTGTCCTCAGTGCTGATGGCGCCGCTTGCGGGCTGGATGATCGACGTATTCCACTGGAAGACGATGTTCGTGCTGCAAGGCCTGCCTGCGATCTTCATGGCCGTGCTCGTGTGGATGTTCGTTTCCGACGATCCGACCACCGACCGCTGGCTGTCCAGCGCGGAGCGCGACTTCATCACGCAGCAGCGTCTCGCGGGAACCGGTGCGGACGGCAGCTTCGGCAGCGTGCTGAAGCGCTCGACGGTGTGGCTTCTCGCGATCGTCGCGCTGTCGTGGATCATGGTGATTTTCAGCTTCGGCCTGTGGATGCCGAGCCTCATCAAACAATATTTCCCGCACGGTTACGCCGCGGTCGGCTGGTTGACGGCGCTACCTTCGCTGTTTGGCGCATTGTCGATGTTCGTGAACTCGTGGCTGTCGGACAAGCCGTCTACCATTTCACGCGGCTGGTTCGTCGCCGTGCCGCTGGTGGTGGCCGGTGCGGCGCTGCTCGCGCAGCACTATATCGAAGGCGGCGTTGTGTTTACGATGGTGATGTTCTGTATCGCCGGCGCTGGGCTGTTTTCGCCGGCCGGCACGTGGTGGGCGTGGGTGATCAGCAAGGTGCCGCGCAATCAGGCGGCGCCGTCGGTCGCGATGATCAACATGTTTGCCAGCTTCGGCGGCGTGGTCGGGCCGCTGATCGTTGGCTTCTATGCGCGCGGCGGCAATCTGTCGAGCAGCTTCTACATTCTCGGCTACTTCCTCTTCGGCGCGGCCGCCGTGATTGCACTTCTGATTCATCGTACGCAGCAGCGGGATATCGAAGCGCCTACAGTACCGCTTGCGCTGCATTGA
- a CDS encoding HpcH/HpaI aldolase/citrate lyase family protein yields MSLSPRTYLFAPATRPERFEKAARAGADAVIVDLEDAVEHARKDHARASLSTTLPALAPTARALNVQLLVRINSHGSPWYDADLDACAALDIDGIVIPKAEHVDEIVRIASLKPAWALHLLMETAAGFANLAALARAPHVERLMLGTVDLALDIGANEIGEPLHYYRSQILLFTRLAGLLPAVDGVCTTLDDPAALDDEVRRARAFGFGAKLCVHPKQIAPVTAGLGPTPRELQWATRVCEVAGSGAAIAVDGKLVDAPVLAQARRILAAAGHA; encoded by the coding sequence ATGTCACTTTCGCCACGCACTTATCTGTTCGCACCCGCAACGCGCCCCGAGCGCTTCGAGAAGGCCGCGCGCGCCGGTGCCGACGCGGTGATCGTCGATCTCGAAGACGCGGTCGAACACGCACGCAAGGACCACGCACGCGCTTCGCTGTCGACCACGCTGCCTGCCCTCGCCCCCACCGCGCGCGCATTGAACGTGCAACTGCTGGTGCGCATCAACAGCCACGGCTCGCCGTGGTACGACGCGGATCTCGACGCCTGCGCCGCGCTCGACATTGACGGCATCGTGATTCCCAAAGCCGAGCATGTGGACGAAATCGTGCGCATCGCGTCTTTGAAGCCGGCCTGGGCGCTGCATCTGCTGATGGAAACCGCAGCCGGGTTCGCGAATCTGGCGGCGCTCGCGCGTGCGCCGCACGTCGAACGTCTGATGTTAGGCACGGTCGATCTCGCGCTCGACATCGGCGCGAATGAAATCGGCGAGCCGTTGCATTACTATCGCTCGCAGATCCTGCTGTTTACGCGCCTGGCGGGATTGCTGCCGGCCGTCGACGGCGTCTGCACGACGCTCGACGACCCCGCGGCGCTCGACGACGAAGTGCGGCGCGCGCGAGCCTTCGGTTTCGGCGCCAAGCTGTGCGTGCACCCCAAGCAGATCGCGCCGGTTACGGCAGGGCTCGGCCCGACGCCGCGCGAACTGCAGTGGGCGACGCGCGTATGCGAAGTCGCGGGGAGCGGTGCCGCGATCGCGGTGGACGGCAAGCTCGTCGATGCGCCGGTGCTCGCGCAAGCGCGCCGCATTCTCGCGGCGGCCGGCCATGCGTGA
- a CDS encoding carboxymuconolactone decarboxylase family protein, which translates to MTSLTLKGRISSFVAAGGSWPASLDPLIAISPEFVEAYLAFAGCAYRNGPLEPKVKALVSFALEASVTHLNAVAVRRHCREALRLGATRDELLETLELISVIGVHACVIGMPVLEEKVANDPRNAIDTSHADARRQAIKSEFTEKRGYWSTIWDGTLALDPDFFEAFTTFSSVPWVHGKLPPKVKEFMYIAVDVSVTHQYVPGTHVHIENALKYGATPAEILEVMQLASTMGIASFELALPIVLDEIAAREAQALVTP; encoded by the coding sequence ATGACTTCACTTACGCTCAAGGGCCGGATTTCGTCGTTCGTTGCTGCCGGCGGCTCGTGGCCCGCCTCGCTCGATCCGCTGATCGCGATTAGCCCGGAATTCGTCGAGGCTTACCTCGCATTCGCGGGATGCGCATATCGCAACGGTCCGCTCGAACCGAAGGTGAAGGCACTCGTGAGCTTCGCGCTCGAAGCGTCGGTCACACATCTCAATGCGGTTGCCGTGCGCCGCCATTGCCGCGAAGCGCTGCGCCTGGGCGCCACGCGCGACGAACTGCTCGAGACGCTCGAACTGATCAGCGTGATCGGCGTGCATGCTTGTGTGATCGGCATGCCGGTGCTCGAAGAGAAGGTTGCGAACGACCCGCGCAACGCGATCGACACAAGCCACGCCGATGCGCGCCGTCAGGCGATCAAGAGCGAATTTACGGAAAAGCGCGGCTACTGGAGCACGATCTGGGACGGCACGCTCGCGCTCGATCCTGACTTCTTCGAAGCGTTTACGACGTTCTCATCCGTGCCGTGGGTGCACGGCAAACTGCCGCCGAAAGTGAAAGAGTTCATGTACATCGCCGTGGACGTATCGGTCACGCATCAATACGTGCCCGGCACGCACGTGCATATCGAGAACGCGCTGAAGTACGGCGCAACGCCGGCGGAGATTCTCGAAGTCATGCAACTGGCAAGCACGATGGGGATAGCCAGCTTCGAGCTGGCGCTGCCTATCGTGCTCGACGAGATCGCCGCGCGCGAAGCGCAAGCGCTGGTCACTCCGTAA